From uncultured Roseateles sp., the proteins below share one genomic window:
- a CDS encoding ABC transporter permease gives MFDMTDSFALALSLITHTDANLLSVVLLSLRVSAGACLIGGLLGLLLGAWLAVARFPGQRGVVALLNTLLALPSVVVGLLVYLLLSRSGPLGAWGILFTPGAMVVAQSILVTPIVAALTRQLLVGALAEGGDTLKSMGAGPMLSAGLLMLHERWALLTVLLTAFGRAISEVGAVMMVGGNIDGLTRVMTTSIALETSKGDLPLALALGMVLLAVVGLINLLIALAQTGPRLLGAARS, from the coding sequence TTGTTCGATATGACGGACAGCTTTGCCCTGGCCTTGAGCCTGATCACCCACACCGATGCCAATCTGCTGAGCGTGGTGCTGCTGTCGCTGCGCGTCAGCGCCGGGGCCTGCCTGATCGGCGGCCTGCTGGGCCTGCTGCTCGGCGCCTGGCTGGCGGTGGCGCGCTTCCCGGGCCAGCGTGGCGTGGTGGCCCTGCTCAACACCCTGCTGGCCCTGCCGTCGGTGGTGGTGGGCCTGCTGGTCTATCTGCTCTTGTCCCGCTCGGGGCCGCTGGGGGCCTGGGGCATTCTGTTCACGCCCGGCGCAATGGTGGTGGCGCAAAGTATTCTGGTCACGCCCATCGTTGCAGCGTTGACGCGCCAGCTTCTGGTCGGTGCGCTGGCCGAAGGCGGCGATACCTTGAAGTCGATGGGCGCAGGCCCGATGCTGAGCGCGGGCTTGCTGATGCTGCACGAGCGCTGGGCCCTGCTGACGGTGCTGCTGACGGCGTTTGGCCGCGCCATCTCCGAGGTCGGCGCGGTGATGATGGTGGGCGGCAATATCGATGGCTTGACGCGTGTCATGACCACCAGCATCGCGCTGGAAACCAGCAAGGGCGATCTGCCCCTGGCCCTGGCGCTGGGCATGGTCTTGCTGGCCGTGGTCGGACTGATCAATCTCCTCATCGCGCTGGCGCAGACCGGTCCGCGGCTGCTGGGGGCGGCGCGATCATGA